The nucleotide sequence AACCGATGAGCGACAGCGTGTGGCTGTAAAGCGGTTTCCGCACTTCGCGCGGTATCACGTAATACGCGGCGCCGATCGCCATCGGGGTGATCCACAAGCCGAAGATGTTGTGGCCGTAGAACCAGTGCCACACGGCATCATACAGGCCGCGGTGCACTCCGGTGCTGTTGAGGAACGCCCACTCCGTCAAGGTCCACACGAGCGCGCCGAGGAAATACCAGACCGACACATAGATAAGCGGCTCCTTGCGGTTCGCAACGGTCTTGAACTGAACGTAAAGGAGCATGGCCAGCGCGATGATGCTCAGCCAATTGAGCGGGCCTTTGTACTCGGCGTATTCGTGCGACGTGGTGATCCCCACCGCCAGCGAACAGATGCCGGCGAGCTGCGAGAAATTCCAGATCCACATCGCCCCATTGGCTATCTTCTCCGACCACAACGTGGTCTTGGAGAGCTGCGGCACAATATGGAGGCCGGCGCCGATGAGCACCATGGACAGGAATCCGTACCAGACCGTGTTCACGTGCATCGGACGGATCCGCCCGAATACGAGGAACGGGATTCCGCCCAGGAAATCCGGCGAAGCCATTTCCGTCGCCGCCAGGAGGCCGAACGTGACGCCGACCGCCATCCATATGGCGCCGGAGACCATCCAGTTTCGTGCCGCGCTTCCCGGCCTATCGTCGAGTAATCGCATACTTCCCTCAAAATGCCTGCAAAGTTAGTTCGTATCCCCCGTTGGCGGCATCGGCGCCGCCGATTCGGCGGGTCCCGGCGCTTCCGCCGCGCCGCTCAGGCGGAGCGACCTGATGTAGGAAACCACAGCCCATCGATCGCGCTCGCTGATCGTACCCCGGAAGGCGTGCCACTCGCGCGGCAGGTATTTCCGAGCCTCCGGGATGGGGGTCGACAGGATACCGTTGGTAATCTTGTAGTACATAGTCCCGGCCGACAGCGACTGCGCCTTACGGTTCGTGAGGTCGGGCGGGCGCGGGATGTAACTCTCGCCCGCGGGCCCATCTCCCAGCCCGTTAACACCGTGACAGAAGGCACAGTTCTCGGCGTAGACCACTTTGCCGGTTGTGAGGGCCTTCGGGTCGCCGGCCGGCGGGTTTTTGATGCGGGCGGCCGCCGCAGGGACCGCGCCGTCGGCCTGGTCCGGATACGCGTGCGGAACGCCTGTCCTCGGCACCGCGCCCGCCACGACAAACTGCTGGGTTGGCGGCGTCTGGTAGCCCGTGGAGTCGGCCGGCTGGTTGTAGCGCATGCTCCAAGGCGGCAGTTCGTGTCCGAAATAGAGAACGCCCGGAAGGACGAGCGCCACCACGACGATCACGAACACCAACCCCGTGATCAGGCGAAGGTTACGCTCCTGGAAGCGCCGCTCCCGGATTTCATCGTCCGGCGGAATCGGCGATCCGCCCGCGCTGTAGTCCTGATTGTCGGTTATCTGTGGCATACGACACAATCCGTAGGGGCTTTCTTGTATTTATTGGTGCGGTGGCACGTTACGCACCAGCCCATGTTCATCGGGGTTGCCTGGCGCGCGCGGTCCATCTTTCTCATATCACCGTGGCAGGTCTCGCACGGCACGCCGGCCGAGATGTGCGCCTTGTGCGTGAAGTAGACGAACCCGGGGAGGCGGTTCACCCGTTCCCATGGGACGCCCTCGCCCTTTTCCCAGAAGGCCTTGAGCTTCTTGATCTCCGGGTGGTTCGGGATGATGACCCTGTGACAGCGGATGCAGAGCTGGGTGGCGGGCATGCCGGCGAACGACGACTGCGTCGTCTGGGCGTGGCAGTACTGGCAGGCAATCTGCTTGTCACCCGCGTGGACGCGATGGAAGAAATCCACCGGCTGCTTCGGCGCGTTCACTCCAAACGCTTTGGATGACCTGACGAACAGCAGCGGGAGCAACGCGATCAGGATGACAAGCCCGAAGATGACGTTTCGCGTCTCCCACCTCATACTTCAACCCCCCGTGTGGCAAGCCCGCGCAGGAACAGCGGATCTTCAACCGGATACACCGGCACGCGGCGCATCAGCCACAGGTACGGAAGGGCGACCGCACCCATGAAGCCGATCGTAACGGCAACTTCCACCAGCCCGAAATCCGATGGACCGAGCGTGCGCATGCCGGGGAATATGTCCAGGAATCGCTGGATCAGGATGCCGGCCAGGGCGAGCGCCCCGATGGCGGCGATGGCGTTTGGCGTTCGCTTCAGCCCTCGCAGGAACAGAAGGGCGAACGGCACGATGAACGAGCAGGCGAGCATCGTATAGGCGAGCGGCTCCCACGGCTGCGTCCGCCACCGCGCCGCAACGTAGGCAGCCTCCGTGGGAAGGTTGCCCATCCATATCACGAAATACTGAGACCAGTTCACGTACGCCCAGAAGATGCTTGTGCCCCAGAGCATGTTGCCGAGATCGCGAATGGTCGCCACCGGGAACAGCTCATTCAGGGGCTTCAGGGAGCGCCAGCTGCAAAGAAGTATCGTCGCGGCGGCAAACGCTCCGAAGTATTCCCCGATCCAGTAGATCACCGGAAACATCGTGCTGCGAAAGCCGGGGTTCAACGACATCTCAAGGTCGATCGCCAGGATCGACATGCCGAACACGTACACCAGAAGGTAGACCGGCGCCAGCACCTTGAGCGTCAGCATCGACCGCGCCTTCTCTTCGCCCCGGCCCTTCCATCCCCGCGTCGCCCAACCCGCCAGGCCCGACCGCGAACTGACCCCATCTTCGATCATCGCGCCGAGGTCCGGCCGGATGCTGCTCCGAAGGCTCCAGATCGCGAGGAACGAGGCGATGGCCAGAATCGCTGCGTCCCGGATGAACAGGGGGCCGATCTGCAGCCACGGGCTCCGGTCTGCGTCGCCCAGCCACCAGAATATCTCGTGCCGGCCAAACCAAAGGATGCCGAGCGCGATCAGCGAAACCGGCGTGAACGCCGACAATCCGGCCGTGATGCGCTGGATCGGCCGCCCCCACCACGCATGGCTGACGTTGAAGGTGGCGGTCATGGCCATCGACGCCATCGACAGGCCGGTCCAGAACAGGAAGTTGGCGAGGAACGCGCCCCAGGCCCGCCCCGGCGAAAGTGTCAGGCCGGCCGCGAAACCAATGACCCCCACAAGGATGCACACCAGAGCCGCCGCCTGAACCCAGGTAGCGGGGGAATACAGCGTGGACGCGTAGCGCTCCAGCCGCCGCACATCGCCCGGTTGCAGTTGTTGATCGCTCATTGGTTCACCTGCAATCGACCGAGCCCGGCATGGTGGATATCTACGGTTTCCGTGGCGCCCGCTGCCAGCAGCTCCCCGGCCGCCCGGCCGCGTTCGGTCTCGTCGCTGCACGCCAGATACAATGCGAACCTGTCCACTCCCATCGGCGGGCGATACGCGTCGCTGGGGGTCAGGTCCGGCAGGCGCGACATAAACAGAAACCCGATGACGGAAGCGATCGACCCGAACAGAACCATCAATTCGAAAGCGACCACCAGATACGGCGGGAGCGACGTGATCGGCTTGCCGCCGACGATCACCGGGTAGTCCCAGGACATCCAGATCGTCATCGCAAGGGCGGCCGCGATGCCGGACAGGCCGCCGACGAGGCTGAACCACCGGACCCCGCTGGTGCTCGGGTTCAGGGCGTAGATCGCCGACATGTCCGGGATGGGCGTGTACACCTCCGGGCGCATGCCGCGGATGCCGTTGAAGTGGTCGATGCCGGCGCGCAGGGCGTCCGGATCGTCGAAGTAGCCCACGACTCCTCGAAGCTCGCTCATGATTCGGTCGCCTCCGCGGGCTTGACCCCGCCGGGCACCCTCGGATGCTCGTGCGCTTCCTCAATCGCGATGTCCTCGCGATGCTCCAGCAGGATATCGCGCTTCAATTCTGCGATCGGCAGCACCGGGAGGAACTTGGTGAACAGCAGGAAGAAGAACATGAACCAGCCGAGACTGCCGAGCGTGATGCCGACTTCAACCGGGCGGAAGTGATAGAAGGTGGGCGCCCACGCGTAAGGGTTGTAGTCCCGCGCCAGGCTGCCCGCGATGATGTTGAACCGTTCCAGCCACATGCCGATGTTGATGATGATCGAAACGACGAACAGCGTGGGGATATTCCGTCGCGCCGGGCGCCAGAAGAGGATGAGCGGGGCGATCACGTTGCAGAAGTTCATGGCCCAGAACGGCGAGGCCCAAGTCCCGCGGACTTTGTTCCACAGGTCGGCAAGGTCGGAGGGTTCCCGCCCGTAGAGCGTCATGAAATGTTCGCTAAGGTACGAGTATCCCACCACCATCGACATCAGCAGCGTGAGCTTCGCGATCTGCTCCATCCGGTCGATGGTAATGTATTCCTGCAGCGCCAGGTTCTTGCGTAGCGGGATCAGGAGCGTCAGCACCATGGCTAATCCGGACAGGATGGCGCCGGCCACGAAGTACGGGGCCGAAATCGTGGAGTGCCACCCGGGAACGATGGCGGACGCGAAGTCCCAGGATACCACGGAGTGGACCGACACAACCAGCGGCGCCGCAAGGCACGCCAGCACGGAATACGCCATCCAGTAGTGGCGCCACTGCTTCCCGCGCCCTTCCCAGCCGACCGACAGCAGGCCGTAGATGGTCCGCTTCCACCCCTTCGAACGATCGCGGACGACCGCCACATCGGGGATCAGCCCGAGCCAGAAGAACAGTGTGGAAACGATGAAGTACGTCGTGACGGCGAAGACGTCCAGAACGAGCGCCGACCGGAAATTGATCCACAACATACGCTCGTTGGGATACGGCATCAGCCAGTACGCCCGCCATGGCCGGCCGAGGTGGATCAGAGGGAACAGGCCGGCCGTCATAACCGCAAACAGGGTCATCGCCTCGGAGGCGCGGCTGAACGCGGCGCGGAACGGCGCACGGAACAGGAACAGAAAGGCCGAGATGAGCGTGCCGGAGTGGGCAATTCCGATCCACCAGACAAAGTTGGTGATATACACCGCCCACATCATCGGGTGCATCAGGCCGCTCATGCCCATGCCGTACTTCAGCTGGTACCCTTCCGATATGGCTCCGACCAGAATCAGGAAGGCGCAGAACGCGACGCCGGCCATCCAGCCGAGGCTGTACGACTGCATGGGCCGCAGCACATCGTCGGTGACCTTCCTGTATGCCTCGCCGTTCGGCGCGTTTTGGTGGGTATGCTCGTGCATTATCCGTCTCAAAATCCAGAAATCAGTCCGCCCTCACCCGGGACAGGTAAGTGACGTTCGGGAACGTGTTCAGTTCGGATAGCACGCCGTAACCGCGCGCATCTTTGGACAATTGGGACACCTCGCTGGAGGGGTCATTCAGGTCGCCGAAGGTGATGGCGTTCGCCGGACAGGATTGCTGGCAGGCGGTCACGATTTCGCCGTCCCGAACAGGGCGCTTGTCCGCCCTCGCGTCAATCACACCGCCGCGGACACGCTGGATGCAGAAGGTGCACTTCTCCATCACGCCACGCCCGCGCTTGGTGACGTCCGGGTTGAGCATCTGGTCCATCGGTGTCGGCCAAGCGAAATCGTACCAGTTGAAGCGGCGGACCTTGTAGGGGCAGTTGTTGGAGCAGTACCGCGTGCCTACGCAGCGATTGTAGACCTGCTGGTTCAGGTGGTCGCTGCTGTGAACCGTGGCGTCCACCGGGCAGACATACTCGCACGGCGCGTTTTCGCACTGCTGGCACAGCATCGGCAGGAACCGCATGTCCACTTTTCGGGAGCCTTCAGCGTCGGGACGCTTCCCCTGTATCTGCAGGAGCTTGCCGCCCTCCGGCCCGCCCTCATAGTTCTCAATGCGGAGCCAGGCCATCTCGCGGCCGCGCCCGCACTCGGTTTCCCCTGCGATCGGGACGTTGTTTTCCGAGTAGCACGCCGCGGAGCACGCGTTGCAGCCGATGCAGCGATCGAGGTCAATGGCCATTCCCCAGTGATGCTCGCCCTTCGCCCGCGTGGCGTAGAGCGAGGCGCTGGCCTTCAGGTCCTCGCCCTCTTTCTCGCCGGAATCGCCTGTTTTCCGTAGCCGGACGAGGCCGGCGAGCGTCATGCCGCGCGCCATCGCCGAACCGATCTGCCGCGTGGACGTCTGCAGGACTGCCAATGTGCGTCGCACCGGTATCTTCGTGATTTCCACCGGCAACCCGGACAGCACCAGGGCGCCCGAGGCGTCCTCGGTGTCCGCCGGGACCAGGCTGACGGCGCTGACTCCGGTTCCCTTGGCATATCGCCCAAACTCCGCGTGGCCCTGCCCCATCTGCACGGCAACCACCTTCGGGTGGACCTTGTCCGTCACCAGGGCAGGAACTTCGATTCTCCCCGCGGAAGTTTTCAGAACGAGAACGTCATCATTACGCACGCCGAGGCTTCCCGCCAGGTCCGGGTGAATCTCGGCCCAGGAACCCCACACGGCCTTGGCCATGGGGTCGGGGATCTCCTGCGCCCACGGCCGGTTCGCCGAGCGGCCGTCGTAGAAGTGGAGCGAGGGGTAAACGTGGAGAAGGATCTCGTCAGCATTGGCGGCCGGCCGGCTGGCGGGGGACGCCTTACCGCGCGCCGAAACGGGGATTGACGGGATTTCGCCGCCCGCGACGAGGCCCTTCTGAAGCGCCGCGTTCCATGCGTCGTCGTCCAGCTTATGCGCCTTTCGGACGTAGTCCCTGAATGAAGCGGCGCCCAGTTCGCGGCCCATCTTCGAGGCCGATGCCAGCAGCACGTCGCCGGTGGCGCGCGTGTTGAACACCGGCGCAACCGCCGGCTGCATCAGGCCGGTCACACCGGCGCGCGGAGTATACTCTCCCCAGGACTCCAGCGGCGTGTGATCGGGCAGAACCAGCGTAGCCGCTTTGGCGGTGGTGTCATCGAGGTAACTCGCGAAACTGACCACTTCCTTCGCGCCTTCGAAAAGGTGCGCGCCGGTTCCCGGAAGGTCATAGGCCGGATCAACGTGGTGCAGGAATACAACGGCGCCGGCGGCGGAGCGCATCGCCTCCAGTGCCTCGGCGTGCGAACTGACCGCGCTGAGCGCGTGGGGTTCGCCCATGACCACCGTTCGCCCCACGTTTCCCGCCGCCTTGTTCAATCGGAGCACCGCTTCGTTGGCGTCCGTGGCATCCGCCCCGGAGCCGGCGACCCCGAGGGGCAGCGCGAGTGACGGACCGCCCATTTTGAATTCGCGGGCGAGCCGGCGAATAACGTCCACATTCACTCCGGCCTGCTCCGCGAGGCTGCCGGGATCGCCGCCGTTCACCGCGGTTTCCAGGGCGCGCGCCACAAGGCCTTCCGCCCCGGAGCGCACCGGGATCCACTCATCCGCGTTGGCGCCGGTGAGCGAAAGGCGCGGCCCGATGAAGACGTACCGGCCGGTGTGTTTACCCGCGCGGCGGGCGTCCCGCCAGGCGGCGAAATCGCGGGCGAACTCCACGTTGCTGAGCCAGGTCTCCAGGAAATCCGCGCCGAAGGAGATCAGCATGCGGGCGTCGGCGATCCGGAATCGGGGGATCTCGGGGCTGCCGAGCACTCGGCCGGCGGCGGCCCGCAGGGGCTCGTGCGCGAACGGTTCGTAGGTCAGCCGCGTGTGATTGGGCGCGATCGCCGGCAGCCACGCGCCGATCAGGCGATCCATCGACCCGGTTTCGAGCCGGCCGATCCAAAGCGCCCTCGCGCCGGAGGCGGT is from Armatimonadota bacterium and encodes:
- a CDS encoding cytochrome c; translated protein: MPQITDNQDYSAGGSPIPPDDEIRERRFQERNLRLITGLVFVIVVVALVLPGVLYFGHELPPWSMRYNQPADSTGYQTPPTQQFVVAGAVPRTGVPHAYPDQADGAVPAAAARIKNPPAGDPKALTTGKVVYAENCAFCHGVNGLGDGPAGESYIPRPPDLTNRKAQSLSAGTMYYKITNGILSTPIPEARKYLPREWHAFRGTISERDRWAVVSYIRSLRLSGAAEAPGPAESAAPMPPTGDTN
- a CDS encoding cytochrome c3 family protein: MRWETRNVIFGLVILIALLPLLFVRSSKAFGVNAPKQPVDFFHRVHAGDKQIACQYCHAQTTQSSFAGMPATQLCIRCHRVIIPNHPEIKKLKAFWEKGEGVPWERVNRLPGFVYFTHKAHISAGVPCETCHGDMRKMDRARQATPMNMGWCVTCHRTNKYKKAPTDCVVCHR
- a CDS encoding DUF3341 domain-containing protein, with translation MSELRGVVGYFDDPDALRAGIDHFNGIRGMRPEVYTPIPDMSAIYALNPSTSGVRWFSLVGGLSGIAAALAMTIWMSWDYPVIVGGKPITSLPPYLVVAFELMVLFGSIASVIGFLFMSRLPDLTPSDAYRPPMGVDRFALYLACSDETERGRAAGELLAAGATETVDIHHAGLGRLQVNQ
- the nrfD gene encoding NrfD/PsrC family molybdoenzyme membrane anchor subunit; its protein translation is MHEHTHQNAPNGEAYRKVTDDVLRPMQSYSLGWMAGVAFCAFLILVGAISEGYQLKYGMGMSGLMHPMMWAVYITNFVWWIGIAHSGTLISAFLFLFRAPFRAAFSRASEAMTLFAVMTAGLFPLIHLGRPWRAYWLMPYPNERMLWINFRSALVLDVFAVTTYFIVSTLFFWLGLIPDVAVVRDRSKGWKRTIYGLLSVGWEGRGKQWRHYWMAYSVLACLAAPLVVSVHSVVSWDFASAIVPGWHSTISAPYFVAGAILSGLAMVLTLLIPLRKNLALQEYITIDRMEQIAKLTLLMSMVVGYSYLSEHFMTLYGREPSDLADLWNKVRGTWASPFWAMNFCNVIAPLILFWRPARRNIPTLFVVSIIINIGMWLERFNIIAGSLARDYNPYAWAPTFYHFRPVEVGITLGSLGWFMFFFLLFTKFLPVLPIAELKRDILLEHREDIAIEEAHEHPRVPGGVKPAEATES
- a CDS encoding 4Fe-4S dicluster domain-containing protein, whose amino-acid sequence is MDLNRRQFLKVLGITGAAATVEGCAGTSHDKLIPYLIPVESIKPGQSTDFATVCRECPAGCGMVARVRDGRAHKVEGNPDHPVNRGALCLRGHAALQGLYNPDRITGPMARDEHGRLQPISWEDAERRLQKALFTASGARALWIGRLETGSMDRLIGAWLPAIAPNHTRLTYEPFAHEPLRAAAGRVLGSPEIPRFRIADARMLISFGADFLETWLSNVEFARDFAAWRDARRAGKHTGRYVFIGPRLSLTGANADEWIPVRSGAEGLVARALETAVNGGDPGSLAEQAGVNVDVIRRLAREFKMGGPSLALPLGVAGSGADATDANEAVLRLNKAAGNVGRTVVMGEPHALSAVSSHAEALEAMRSAAGAVVFLHHVDPAYDLPGTGAHLFEGAKEVVSFASYLDDTTAKAATLVLPDHTPLESWGEYTPRAGVTGLMQPAVAPVFNTRATGDVLLASASKMGRELGAASFRDYVRKAHKLDDDAWNAALQKGLVAGGEIPSIPVSARGKASPASRPAANADEILLHVYPSLHFYDGRSANRPWAQEIPDPMAKAVWGSWAEIHPDLAGSLGVRNDDVLVLKTSAGRIEVPALVTDKVHPKVVAVQMGQGHAEFGRYAKGTGVSAVSLVPADTEDASGALVLSGLPVEITKIPVRRTLAVLQTSTRQIGSAMARGMTLAGLVRLRKTGDSGEKEGEDLKASASLYATRAKGEHHWGMAIDLDRCIGCNACSAACYSENNVPIAGETECGRGREMAWLRIENYEGGPEGGKLLQIQGKRPDAEGSRKVDMRFLPMLCQQCENAPCEYVCPVDATVHSSDHLNQQVYNRCVGTRYCSNNCPYKVRRFNWYDFAWPTPMDQMLNPDVTKRGRGVMEKCTFCIQRVRGGVIDARADKRPVRDGEIVTACQQSCPANAITFGDLNDPSSEVSQLSKDARGYGVLSELNTFPNVTYLSRVRAD